The nucleotide sequence GGGAAGGCGGGTGGAAACAACCGAATCAGTCGGTCGCTTGTTGAGTGGGCCAGAGTTCGTCGTCGGTGCCGGGTTTTTCGCCGGGTAAGCGGACACCCTCGATGATGACGTCCACCTTGCGCACTTCCTTGCCGGTCATGGCCATGACCTGTTTGCGCACGTCGACCTGGACTTCGTAGGCGGTCTGGCCGATCTCGGAGCCGTAGGCCACGATCAGCCGCACCTCGATGTCGTATTCGCCGTTTTCGGATTCGTTGACGCGGACGCCTCGGTGATCCGCCTCCTTTTTGGTGAAAATCTCTCCGATGCCATCCACGATCCCGCCGCCGACTCCGGCCACGCCATTCACCTGCAGGGCGGCGAGGCGCACGATCCCGGCGATGACATTGTGGTTGATCTTAATGTCACCCAAATCGGGCTGGTCGTCGTAGCGCGGTGGTGGGTTGAACTCGGGCGATTGCATGTTGCGGATCAGAAAAGCGGGCGGGGTTGCCGGTGGCAAGGCTCTGCACAAAACGGATTTTGAGAAACAAAAACGCCGCAGGCGGGAGACTGCGGCGTGAGGACGAAACTGAGGTCGCGGTCTAAACGAATCCTTCCGGCGGGTTGCGGGTCAGGAAATCCTCCATGTAGG is from Synoicihabitans lomoniglobus and encodes:
- a CDS encoding Asp23/Gls24 family envelope stress response protein, producing the protein MQSPEFNPPPRYDDQPDLGDIKINHNVIAGIVRLAALQVNGVAGVGGGIVDGIGEIFTKKEADHRGVRVNESENGEYDIEVRLIVAYGSEIGQTAYEVQVDVRKQVMAMTGKEVRKVDVIIEGVRLPGEKPGTDDELWPTQQATD